ATTTAGTTTGCCCTTCTGGCTATGATTTAGGCCAACATCATAAAATCGCCGTATTAAGTGTACCTGAGGGAAATGATAAAATTCCAAAATATCCACAGATGTTTATGAGAACCGAGCTTGTTCTTGTAAATAAAATTGATCTACTCCCGTATTTAAATTTTGATGTCAATCAAGCAAAAGAAGATTTGCAAATGATTAACCCAGAATCCAAGCTTATTCCATTATCGGCCACAACGAAGGAAGGCTTTGAACATTGGCTATCTTGGATTGAGGACGCGTATTCAGCATGCTTCGGGCAGTAAAGGTTTCCGTTCAGGGAAGGGTGCAGGGTGTTGGATTTAGACCATTTGTGTTTGGATTAGCAGAAAAGTACAGCTTAGTTGGAACCGTTCAAAATAACATGGATGGAGTTAAGATTCATATTGAAGGTGACGAGCAATCACTGCATGCTTTTTTATCTGATTTAGAAACGAAGCCACCTCGGCTATCCAAAATTAATAAAATCATAGTCAACGAGGCAAAAGTAAAACAATATTCAACTTTTTCAATTATAAGCAGTGAGCGTAGTGGGACGTCGATGCTGGTCATTCCAATCGATTCGGCGGTGTGTGAGGATTGTCTTCAAGAAATGAACAATCCTACTGATTTTCGTTATCGCTATCCGTTTATTAATTGTACGCAATGTGGACCAAGGTACACAATCATTCGAGAGCTTCCCTATGATCGGCCGTATACAACGATGGGTGACTTCCATATGTGTCCTGACTGTCTAACAGAATATGAAAATCCCTTGAATCGCAGGCATCATGCTCAGCCAATTGCCTGTCCGAAATGTGGACCACAGATTTCGTTGTTTGATGGAACGGGTAATTTGGTAGAGTTAAATGATCCACTTGCCGAGGGTATTAGAATGTTAGAGTTGGGTAAGATAGTGGCGGTAAAAGGGATCGGTGGCTACCATCTTTGTTGTGATGCTCGGAACGTCAAAGCAGTTGAGCAGCTCCGGATAAGAAAGAAAAGAAAAGTTCGGCCGCTTGCGGTAATGGCCTCTACTCTGGAGGAGATTCAACGGTTTGCTGATGTTAACGAAGAAGAGGCACTCCTTTTACAAAGTCCAGAAGCACCAATTGTTGTGTTACGAAAGAAAAAAAGTGGTGATTTGGCTGAAGAGATTGCCCCAGGCATGGAAACAATTGGTGTAATGCTACCGTATTCACCGCTTCACCATTTGTTATTTGATAAGTCTGCCGTCAGCTGTCTTGTGATGACGAGTGCGAATCCTTCAGGTCTGCCGATGATTTTCAATGAGGATCAGGTCTTTCATTATTTAAATGAAATTGCTGATTATTATCTCATTCATAATCGAGAAATCTTACATCCGGTTGATGATTCTGTCATCCAATGGAGCAATCAAGGTCCAGACTTTTTACGGCGTTCAAGAGGATATGTCCCAGATCCGCTTCCAATCCAATCTGATGTAACCGGTATTGTCGCCTTTGGTGGACAGCAGAAAAATACCTTTTCGATTGGCAGAAATCAGCAAATCTTTATTGGACCCCATATTGGGGATTTGGAAAATATCGAGACGATTGATCATTTTAAACATGAATTAGACCATTTACTTAAATGGATTGATATCCCAAAAGATACAGCAGTCATTGATGCACACCCAAGTTATTTAAACCGTACTATACTCAATGATTATCATTTTAGTGAAATCCTTGAGGTGCAACACCATCATGCACATATGGCGGCCTGTATGGGTGAAAACGACCTTTATGGTGATACGTATGGGATTATTCTAGATGGAACAGGATATGGCACGGATGGTTGTATATGGGGCTTTGAAATTTTTTATGGTGGATATACTCAATACAAGCGGCTAGGCCATTTGCGCTACACCCCATTACCAGGAGTGGAGAAGGCCATTAAGGAGCCATGGAGAAATGCTGTAGGAATGCTTATCTCTTTGTTAGGAAAAAGGGAGAAGACTACGCCAAGCAGATTTTCTCTGACAAAGAAGCAGAGATTAATATTCTAAGCTCTATGGTTACGAATCAACTTAATATCGTTAACGCTGGCACATGTGGCAGATTATTTGATGCAGTTAGTGCGATGACAGGTATATGTCAGCATTCTACTTATGACGGCGAGGCAGCGATTAAACTTGGAGAATTGGCACGTATGAACGATAAGGTTGTTCCTTATCCGTGTTCATTTATAAAGGTAGAGAATAGATTACAGATTGATTTTACTAAAATGCTAGAAGAGATTGCTGACGAGATCTTATCAGGAAAATCAGTAGAGTCCATTAGTACAAGATTTCATGAAACGATTGTTCGTGCACTTGTACAAGTCATGGTAAACCTACATGAGGAATATCCAGAGAATTCAAAGCGCGTTGTTCTTTCAGGGGGTAGCTTACACAACCGTTATTTACGGGAAAGGCTGTCTAAAGCTCTGAATACACATGGATTCCAGGTGTTTAATCATCATAAGGTTCCTTGCAATGACGGTGGTCTATCCTATGGTCAGTTATTAGTAGCAGCAGCGATAAAGGAGGCAAGCTTATGTGTGTAGGAGTTCCTGCTAAGGTGATTGAAAAACATGAATACTCAGCAGTCGTCGATGTAATGGGTTCACAGACAACGGTCGGCATTATTTTTGTCCCTGAGGTCGAGCTTGGTCAATATGTCATTGTACATGCCGGACAAGCAATGTCGATTGTCGATGAAGAATACGCCAAAGTCAGTGTAGAAGAGTGGAGGAAGCTGATTGATGCACGAAATACTAAAACAGTCCTCTAATCCTGATCTTTGTAAGGAACTACTTGCAGCTGTAATCGAAAAAGCCCAAGAATTCCAGTCGGTTTTTGGTCGGAAACCTGCTTTTATGGAAGTTTGCGGCTCACATACAATGGCGTTGGCCAAATCGGGTGTTAAACAGTGCTTAATTGATGATGTGAAGCTTATTTCAGGTCCTGGCTGCCCTGTCTGCGTGACTGATCAACAATCAATTGATGCGATGATCTCCTTGGCAGAAGGAGATGGTCGAATTATATGTACTTTCGGGGATATGGTGCGCGTACCAGGTTCACAGAAGACGTTACTAGATGCAAAAACGGAAGGACGCGATATTCGTGTCTTGTATTCCCCTGTTGATGCTATCCGAATTGCTCAGGAGAATCCCGACAAGGAAGTCATTTTTCTCGGAATTGGCTTTGAAACAACCATCCCTATTTTAGCGATATTAGTAGGGCGAGCACATGAGCTTCAATTGAAAAACTTTTCTGTTTGGATGACCACGAAGCTTGTAGAACCAATTCTTCGCTCCTTATTAGATGCTGGAGAGGTTGGTCTTGATGGATTTTTACTTCCAGGACATGTGTCAATTGTGTTGGGAGAGGATTATTACCAATTTTTAGCCCAGGAATATCATGTATCCGGAGTGATTTCGGGCTTTGAGCCTGCTGAGCTGCTAAGTGGTATTTATAAATTGATACAGCTTGCATTAGATAATGAAGCAAGAATCATCAATGATCATCGGTCAATCGTAACAAAAGAGGGAAATACAGTGGCGAAAGCCTGGATGGATACATATTTTACTGTTTGTGATGAAGCTTGGAGGGGCATCGGCATCATCCCAAATAGTGGGTTAGAAATCAAACCCGAGTATGAGCAATACAATGCGAAGAAAAAGTTCCAGGTAAAACTAGGTGAGCCAAAGAAAACAAAATGTCGCTGTGGGGAAGTCATTAGAGGTCTAATTTCTCCTAACGAATGCTCTTTGTTTGGAAAAGCATGTCGACCAGTGAATCCAATCGGACCGTGCATGGTTTCGGCAGAGGGAAGCTGTTCAGCATATTACCAATACATGAGGGAGAGTTACTAATGGAAAAGAAAATCACCTTAGCTCATGGAGATGGCGGAGAACGTAGTCATCAATTAATTCAAGAACTATTTGTTGAAGCGTTTGGAAATCGTGAGGAATCAACCTTTGATGCGACCGTACTTCATTTACCGACAACTGAAATTGCCGTCACGACTGACTCTTTTGTCATTAAGCCAATCTTCTTTCCTGGTGGATCGATTGGTAAGCTTGCCATAGCCGGAACGGTCAATGACTTAGCTGTTTCAGGTGCAAAGCCACTCTATTTGACTTGTGGCTTTGTGATTGAGGAAGGATTCGCGATTACCGATTTAAAGAAAATTGTTGGTGATATGGCTGATGAAGCTAAGAAAACGGGCGTAGCAATCATTGCTGGTGATACGAAGGTCGTTGAAAGAGGAAGCGCAGATGGCGTTTATATCAATACAACCTGGATTGGCGTAATCGAGAAAAAACTAAATCCAGATTTAATCTTCCATGAAGGCGATTCAATTATTATCACAGGTACGATAGGAGATCATGGAATGGCGGTTTTAGCCGCGCGAGAAAGCCTTGGAATCTCGATTCCTGTTAACAGTGATTGTGCCTCATTAAATAAAATGCTAGGTTCAGTTATGGATCGGTGTGATCATGTTCGGATTATGAGAGATCCAACTAGAGGGGGACTTGCGACAACCTTAGTGGAAATAGCTGAGGACTTCTCCCTTACTTTAGTGATCGAGGAAGCGAAAGTACCGATTAAGGACGCTGTTCATGGTGCCTGTGACTTATTAGGGTTTGATCCGCTCTATTTAGCCAATGAAGGGAAAGCAATTATCATTGTAGCCCAACAAGAGGCACAATTGGTATTAGATACGCTAAAAGAATACTCAATTGGTGAGGATGCAACGATTATTGGAACCATTACCGGAACCGAAAAAGGTCAACTCCTGCTACAATCACCGATTGGATCGAAACGGTTATTGACTAGATTGACGGGAACAATGCTACCGAGAATCTGTTAATCATAACAAAAATGCTGACGAATACCGTCAGCATTTTTGTTATTTTTTAGGTTTGGCGGTAATGATATAACGCTGTGGAGCATTGCCAACATAGCGAAATGGATAGCAAGTTGTAACGGTAAGAACCTCATCAGGTGCAGTTGGTTTAATGACGGTTAAATCATCTGCTTCCACAATTTTCGTTCCTTCAATGACATAGGTGAAATTACCGTATGGAACCTTGACAACCAGTTCATCCCCAACCTTCAATTCGCCCATTCGCCGAAAAACCGTATCCCGATGTCCGGATAGGACAATTTGGTCCTTTCCCTCAGGCCAAGCTGTCCCTTTGTAATGACCAACGCCCTTTTCTAGATCATCTGCGTCGGTACCCTCAACAATAGGTAATTCAGCATCGATACGAGCGATACTGAGAATGCCGGCAACATCTCCCGTAAAAGGGGAAAACTCATCTATATTAACGTTAGGCTTTTTTAATATTTCATGTGCCTTTGTTAAGCTATTGGATTGAACGGTTTTTGTCTTATAGATTTGATATAAACTAAACCCAATTGTAACTAGACCAATAACAATGAAAAGATAGGACAATTTACGAATCACAAAACCCCTCCTCTCTCATTCTCTACTTTAGCGCATTAGCAATCTTGTAACAACACTCGATTGCGAAAAAATAGTTTTGAGCAACCATAACCCGATTCAAAAGTTATGAGAAGTAGTTACATTGTCTAAAATGAAAATGTATAATATTAGATAAGCGTTTAAATAGGGAAGTGAAAAATTGAGTAAAGTAAGGATTGTAACCGATTCTACTGTGGATCTTACGGATGAAGAGATTAAGAAATATAATGTAGTAGTCGTACCATTATCCATTCAAATTAATGATGAAACATTTATTGACCGAGTTGATATTACCCCACAAGAATTTATTAGAAAAATGAAAGAATCAAAAGAATTACCAAAAAGCTCGCAGCCTGCAGTTGGAACATTCGCTGAGGTTTATAATCGTCTTGGTGAAGAAGGATATGAAATTATCTCGATTCATATGACAGGTGGTATGAGTGGAACCGTTCAATCTGCATCAAGTGCAGCGCAAATGACAGATGCAAAAGTTACGGTAGTTGATTCCCGCTATATTTCCGCTGCCTTAGCCTTTCAGGTGATTGAAGCAGCCGTAATGGCACAAGAAGGAAAATCAACGGAAGAAATTTTAACCAGGGTTAATGAAATTCGTGAACATACAAAGCTTTTTGTTGTAGTTGATACATTGGAAAATTTAGTTAAGGGTGGACGAATCGGCAAAGGACAAGCAATGCTCGGCTCCTTACTAAATATTAAACCTATTGCATCCCTTGACGGAGGAGTTTATACACCCGTTGCCAAGGTAAGAAGCCATTCGCAGGTTGCAAAATACTTAGCGAAACAATTTGCTGAGGCGGTTCAGGGAAAAACAATTAAAGGTGTCGGAATTGTTCATGTTGATGGCTATGAATTAGCAAAGAAAGTAAATGAAGCCATTATTGAATTGACTGGTTACGATCAAGCAGATATCCGCTATACCACTCCTGTAATCGGAACTCATACTGGAGTAGGAGCAATTGGTTTTATGTATTATGTAGAATAATACCGAATAATAGGAAAAGGTGGATGATTATGACACCTTTTCCTTTTTTCTTTGTAAAAGGTTTGCTAGAATAAAGTGCGAGATGATTCATTTAAAGTGGGTGGAGAAATGGGTAGAAAAGGGTATGCTATTTTACTAGTTTTATTTCTAGTGCTTCTTTCTGCGTGTGGACAAAACGAAATACCAAATGCAAAAAACTGGCCTGTTAAAGATTTTACCTATACAGATCAGAATGAAAAGTCGTTCGGTCTATCCGACTTAAAGGGGAAGGTATGGGTCTCAGATTTTATTTTTACATCCTGTGCTGATGTTTGTTATCCGATGACATTCAATATGGCGAAGCTTCAAAAGATGTTGAAGGATGAAGGAATCAAGGATGTAGAACTCGTTTCCTTTAGTGTCGATCCAACCGTTGACACTCCGGAAAGATTAAAAATGTTTGCAGAAAACTTTGAAGCAGATTTTAGTAATTGGCATTTTTTAACTGGTTATACGCAAGAGGAAATCGAGCAAAAGGCATTAAAGGATTTTAAAGCGGTTGTAAAAAAACCTGGAAAATGAGGATCAAGTCATTCATGGCATCGATTTTTATTTAATGGACCAAGATGGTAAGATTGTAAAATACTACGATGGCCTTGATGAAATCCCATATAAGGAAATAATTAAAGATATCAAAACATTACAAAACTAGGCCTATTAGTGGGTCTAGTTTTTTACAATGACCAAACAGGAGACGCAAAACGATGAAGAATATATGGAAAAGTTTGTTTGTAGTTTTATTGTTATTGAACATTAGCTTTGTATTTTGGCTGTATTATTCTCTAACGTCATCAGATGAAGCGAAAACATTAGAAAATAGGAAGGGTAACACGGACGCTATTCCGCTTTCTATTAGAACGAATAAAAGTGATTTAAATACAATAATTAATCAATATTTGCGTAACGAGAAAAAAGGGGCGATAGATTATCAAATTGAGCTCGACGATTACGTAAACCTATACGGAACGCTCCCTATATTCAATCAAAAGATGAACATGAAGGTGGCGTTTGAACCTGTTGCATTAGAAAATGGTGATCTTATTCTACAGGAAAAGGAACTTACAATAGGGAAACTGAAGCTCCCACCTGAAACGGCATTAAAATTTGTCAAAGACCGCTATCAAATTCCTGAATGGGTAACGATTCAGCACGATAAAGAACGAGTTTATCTTGATTTACAAAAGCTGAAGCTAAAAAGCGACATGCAAGTAAGTGTAAATGAGTTTGATTTAAACGATGATCGGATTATTTTTACCTTGCATGTCCCAATTGAAAAAGGTGTCTCAAAA
The DNA window shown above is from Bacillus sp. T3 and carries:
- a CDS encoding YpmS family protein gives rise to the protein MKNIWKSLFVVLLLLNISFVFWLYYSLTSSDEAKTLENRKGNTDAIPLSIRTNKSDLNTIINQYLRNEKKGAIDYQIELDDYVNLYGTLPIFNQKMNMKVAFEPVALENGDLILQEKELTIGKLKLPPETALKFVKDRYQIPEWVTIQHDKERVYLDLQKLKLKSDMQVSVNEFDLNDDRIIFTLHVPIEKGVSK
- a CDS encoding HypC/HybG/HupF family hydrogenase formation chaperone, giving the protein MCVGVPAKVIEKHEYSAVVDVMGSQTTVGIIFVPEVELGQYVIVHAGQAMSIVDEEYAKVSVEEWRKLIDARNTKTVL
- the hypE gene encoding hydrogenase expression/formation protein HypE: MEKKITLAHGDGGERSHQLIQELFVEAFGNREESTFDATVLHLPTTEIAVTTDSFVIKPIFFPGGSIGKLAIAGTVNDLAVSGAKPLYLTCGFVIEEGFAITDLKKIVGDMADEAKKTGVAIIAGDTKVVERGSADGVYINTTWIGVIEKKLNPDLIFHEGDSIIITGTIGDHGMAVLAARESLGISIPVNSDCASLNKMLGSVMDRCDHVRIMRDPTRGGLATTLVEIAEDFSLTLVIEEAKVPIKDAVHGACDLLGFDPLYLANEGKAIIIVAQQEAQLVLDTLKEYSIGEDATIIGTITGTEKGQLLLQSPIGSKRLLTRLTGTMLPRIC
- the hypD gene encoding hydrogenase formation protein HypD; translation: MHEILKQSSNPDLCKELLAAVIEKAQEFQSVFGRKPAFMEVCGSHTMALAKSGVKQCLIDDVKLISGPGCPVCVTDQQSIDAMISLAEGDGRIICTFGDMVRVPGSQKTLLDAKTEGRDIRVLYSPVDAIRIAQENPDKEVIFLGIGFETTIPILAILVGRAHELQLKNFSVWMTTKLVEPILRSLLDAGEVGLDGFLLPGHVSIVLGEDYYQFLAQEYHVSGVISGFEPAELLSGIYKLIQLALDNEARIINDHRSIVTKEGNTVAKAWMDTYFTVCDEAWRGIGIIPNSGLEIKPEYEQYNAKKKFQVKLGEPKKTKCRCGEVIRGLISPNECSLFGKACRPVNPIGPCMVSAEGSCSAYYQYMRESY
- a CDS encoding class D sortase — translated: MIRKLSYLFIVIGLVTIGFSLYQIYKTKTVQSNSLTKAHEILKKPNVNIDEFSPFTGDVAGILSIARIDAELPIVEGTDADDLEKGVGHYKGTAWPEGKDQIVLSGHRDTVFRRMGELKVGDELVVKVPYGNFTYVIEGTKIVEADDLTVIKPTAPDEVLTVTTCYPFRYVGNAPQRYIITAKPKK
- a CDS encoding DegV family protein, yielding MSKVRIVTDSTVDLTDEEIKKYNVVVVPLSIQINDETFIDRVDITPQEFIRKMKESKELPKSSQPAVGTFAEVYNRLGEEGYEIISIHMTGGMSGTVQSASSAAQMTDAKVTVVDSRYISAALAFQVIEAAVMAQEGKSTEEILTRVNEIREHTKLFVVVDTLENLVKGGRIGKGQAMLGSLLNIKPIASLDGGVYTPVAKVRSHSQVAKYLAKQFAEAVQGKTIKGVGIVHVDGYELAKKVNEAIIELTGYDQADIRYTTPVIGTHTGVGAIGFMYYVE
- the hypF gene encoding carbamoyltransferase HypF, encoding MLRAVKVSVQGRVQGVGFRPFVFGLAEKYSLVGTVQNNMDGVKIHIEGDEQSLHAFLSDLETKPPRLSKINKIIVNEAKVKQYSTFSIISSERSGTSMLVIPIDSAVCEDCLQEMNNPTDFRYRYPFINCTQCGPRYTIIRELPYDRPYTTMGDFHMCPDCLTEYENPLNRRHHAQPIACPKCGPQISLFDGTGNLVELNDPLAEGIRMLELGKIVAVKGIGGYHLCCDARNVKAVEQLRIRKKRKVRPLAVMASTLEEIQRFADVNEEEALLLQSPEAPIVVLRKKKSGDLAEEIAPGMETIGVMLPYSPLHHLLFDKSAVSCLVMTSANPSGLPMIFNEDQVFHYLNEIADYYLIHNREILHPVDDSVIQWSNQGPDFLRRSRGYVPDPLPIQSDVTGIVAFGGQQKNTFSIGRNQQIFIGPHIGDLENIETIDHFKHELDHLLKWIDIPKDTAVIDAHPSYLNRTILNDYHFSEILEVQHHHAHMAACMGENDLYGDTYGIILDGTGYGTDGCIWGFEIFYGGYTQYKRLGHLRYTPLPGVEKAIKEPWRNAVGMLISLLGKREKTTPSRFSLTKKQRLIF